GGTGGAACAGGGTTCTGTTGTTTCAGGCCGCGGTAGCCTAAAAAGCCGCCTGACGCGTGCGATTGCCACGCCTGCCGTGCGCACATGGTTACGTCATCAATTCGTGCCGCGCAGCTTGCCAAATGCCGCCACTGAACTCCAGTCGCTCATCGCGCATCTTCAGCCCGATCTGATTCACGCCATGCGAATTCCATACGAGGGGATGCTCGCTGCGTTGGCCTTGAGCGAAGTCGAAGAGCCATCTCTGCTCGTTTCCGTCTGGGGTAATGATTTTACGCTGCACGCCCCAGCCACACTTCGTCTGGCTCGTCTGACGAAATTAGCTCTGCAACGCGCCGACGCGCTGCACACCGATTGTCAGCGCGATCTGGATTTGGCTGGTAAATTGGGTTTTTCTGCTAATAAACCTGGCGTTGTACTTCCCGGCGCGGGCGGCATTCAGATGGATGTGTTTTATCCTGGCCCTCACCCCCGGCCCCTCTCCCTGAAGGGAGAGGGGGGAATCATCATCAATCCGCGCGGGCTGCGGGCCTATGTGCGCTCGGATACCTTTTTCGAGGCCGTGCCGCGTGTTTTGGCGCGTCACCCTGGGGTTAAATTTATCTGCCCCTCCATGCAGAATCAACCCGAGGCGGAGTCCTGGGCATCCCGTTTGGGGGCAGGCGAATCTTTGAGCCTGCTGCCGCGTCTTAGCCGCGTTCAAATGGCGGATGCCTATCGTCAGGCGCAGATTGTACTTTCGATCACCGAGCACGATGGCACGCCGAACACGTTGCTGGAAGCACTGGCTTGTGGCTGTTTTCCGATTGTGGGGGATATTCCTTCGTTGCGGGAGTGGATTCGGGATGGGGAGAACGGCTTTTTGGTGGACTCCGGCGACCCGCATGCGC
The nucleotide sequence above comes from Chloroflexota bacterium. Encoded proteins:
- a CDS encoding glycosyltransferase family 4 protein, which codes for MKLLFIADGRSPIALNWIQYFVDQGHEVHLASLYPCQPDLQLASLTIIPVAFSGAVEQGSVVSGRGSLKSRLTRAIATPAVRTWLRHQFVPRSLPNAATELQSLIAHLQPDLIHAMRIPYEGMLAALALSEVEEPSLLVSVWGNDFTLHAPATLRLARLTKLALQRADALHTDCQRDLDLAGKLGFSANKPGVVLPGAGGIQMDVFYPGPHPRPLSLKGEGGIIINPRGLRAYVRSDTFFEAVPRVLARHPGVKFICPSMQNQPEAESWASRLGAGESLSLLPRLSRVQMADAYRQAQIVLSITEHDGTPNTLLEALACGCFPIVGDIPSLREWIRDGENGFLVDSGDPHALAEAIGTALLDPELRARAREINMQMIVERAEYGAVMAQAERFYQEFV